A stretch of Borrelia turcica IST7 DNA encodes these proteins:
- the recG gene encoding ATP-dependent DNA helicase RecG has translation MFLHDFQYDLNGVSGLGKKGIDKLSALQITNIKELIEHFPKKYEDRQNIQTFPDPLEVRNCELMTIFTVLEHRSLGGNLRKNLRLIAKSENDEIFEILLFNRGFLESLFKVGQKFYIYSKFNYSDYTQMWSCSNFDSESFSYNPERFNKIMPIYSLSEGLTSKKISSYVKEALIYFVKFGHSDIPDFLIKKYSLLPLHDALNEIHFPSSLEMLDKAKKTLIYREIFLLQFFSRGKSSAIFERERKQLSRNLLDQIVAILPFKLTRDQRISIDEIISDLESSKPMSRLLQGDVGSGKTLVAFLSSIPLIEAGYQVAFMVPTDLLARQHYNNLANILNNFNVSIVLLTGGLRKKEREDILEKIRSGTASLVVGTHAIFSQGTTFKKLAYVIIDEQHKFGVEQREELKNKGKEVDVLLMSATPIPRSLALTLYGDLEVSLIKRGPAGRVPVTTYLAKHGNEGKVYDFLKNELAKGHQVYFVYPLISSSEKFDLKDATSMCLTLKNIFVEYSVEMIHSKLESHVKEEIMNDFYSRKIDILVATSVIEVGIDCPNATCMVIEHAERFGLSTLHQIRGRVGRGSLKSFLFLLYKEPLTKAGKFRLKTIKENIDGFKIAEEDLKLRGPGNLFGLEQTGYLKLKMADFAEHKDIISLMREELNLFFLNKSFYDKKDVELLDELLFSYLKTVGKE, from the coding sequence ATGTTTTTACATGATTTTCAATATGACTTGAATGGTGTAAGTGGTCTTGGTAAGAAGGGTATTGATAAGTTATCCGCTCTTCAAATTACAAATATTAAAGAACTCATAGAACATTTTCCTAAAAAATATGAAGATCGTCAAAATATACAAACTTTTCCCGATCCCTTGGAAGTTAGAAACTGCGAACTTATGACAATTTTTACTGTTTTAGAACATAGGAGTCTTGGAGGTAATTTAAGAAAAAATTTAAGACTCATTGCTAAAAGTGAAAATGATGAAATATTTGAAATCCTTCTGTTTAATAGAGGATTTTTAGAAAGCCTTTTTAAGGTAGGACAAAAATTTTATATTTATTCTAAATTTAATTACAGCGACTATACTCAAATGTGGAGTTGTTCTAATTTTGATAGTGAATCTTTTAGCTACAATCCTGAGAGATTTAATAAGATTATGCCAATTTATTCTCTTAGTGAAGGTCTTACTTCTAAAAAGATATCTTCTTATGTAAAGGAAGCTCTTATTTATTTTGTGAAGTTTGGACATTCCGATATTCCTGATTTTTTGATAAAGAAATATTCATTATTACCACTTCATGATGCTTTAAATGAGATTCATTTTCCAAGTTCTTTGGAAATGCTTGATAAGGCAAAGAAAACTTTAATTTATAGGGAAATTTTTTTGCTTCAGTTTTTTTCAAGAGGTAAGAGTTCTGCAATTTTTGAGAGAGAAAGGAAACAGTTGTCAAGAAATTTGCTTGATCAGATTGTTGCAATTCTTCCGTTTAAGCTTACAAGGGATCAAAGGATTTCAATTGATGAGATAATTAGTGACCTTGAGAGCAGTAAACCAATGAGTAGATTACTACAGGGTGATGTTGGAAGTGGGAAAACACTTGTTGCTTTTCTTTCAAGCATTCCTTTAATCGAGGCTGGGTATCAAGTGGCATTTATGGTTCCTACTGATCTTTTAGCAAGACAGCATTATAATAATTTAGCAAATATATTAAATAATTTTAATGTTTCCATAGTTCTTTTAACGGGTGGGTTGAGAAAAAAAGAAAGGGAAGATATTTTGGAGAAAATTAGAAGTGGGACTGCTAGCTTAGTGGTTGGGACTCATGCTATTTTTTCTCAAGGAACAACATTTAAAAAATTAGCTTATGTGATTATTGATGAACAACATAAATTTGGTGTTGAACAGAGAGAAGAGCTTAAAAATAAAGGAAAAGAAGTAGATGTGCTTTTAATGTCAGCAACTCCTATTCCTAGAAGCTTAGCTTTAACTCTATATGGTGACCTTGAAGTGTCTTTAATTAAGAGGGGGCCTGCAGGTAGAGTTCCTGTTACTACTTATTTAGCCAAGCATGGTAATGAAGGAAAGGTATATGATTTTTTAAAAAATGAACTTGCAAAAGGACATCAAGTCTATTTTGTATATCCCTTGATATCATCCTCGGAAAAATTTGATTTAAAAGATGCTACTAGTATGTGTTTAACACTTAAAAATATTTTTGTTGAATATTCTGTTGAAATGATTCATTCCAAGCTAGAATCACATGTTAAAGAAGAAATTATGAATGATTTTTATTCAAGGAAAATAGATATTTTGGTTGCAACGAGCGTTATTGAAGTTGGTATTGATTGTCCAAATGCAACTTGCATGGTAATAGAGCATGCTGAGCGTTTTGGGCTTTCTACTTTACATCAAATTAGGGGGCGTGTTGGTAGAGGTAGCTTGAAATCTTTTTTATTTTTACTTTATAAAGAACCTCTAACAAAAGCGGGAAAATTTAGACTCAAGACTATAAAAGAGAATATAGATGGGTTTAAAATAGCAGAGGAAGATCTTAAATTAAGAGGACCTGGTAATTTATTTGGGCTTGAGCAGACTGGTTATTTAAAACTTAAAATGGCTGATTTTGCTGAGCATAAAGATATCATAAGTTTAATGAGGGAGGAACTTAACTTATTTTTTTTAAATAAATCTTTTTATGATAAAAAAGATGTTGAATTGTTAGATGAGCTTTTGTTTTCATATTTAAAAACTGTTGGTAAAGAATAA
- a CDS encoding YggT family protein, whose translation MILIVETLIIFLSIYRILILIRIILSWLVSSGINTNAFFRFIYNATEPFLSIFRRVRFFRLGMHDFSPIAALITLTIIERMLSYGDYKLSTFIILFIIEIWGIVRSIFFALIFFFFLRLIFLLLHLFDGTDFMRSVDSLLIPLSVKINNIVTDKHMSYVFNLMLACALLMAFIIIFEQAIFAISILVSYLPF comes from the coding sequence TTGATTTTGATAGTAGAAACTTTGATTATCTTTTTGAGCATTTATAGAATTTTAATTTTAATTAGAATTATTCTTAGTTGGCTTGTATCTTCAGGAATTAATACTAATGCATTTTTTAGGTTTATATATAATGCCACAGAACCGTTTTTATCTATCTTTAGAAGGGTTAGATTTTTCAGGCTTGGTATGCATGATTTTTCACCAATTGCGGCTCTGATTACTCTTACAATAATTGAGAGAATGTTATCTTATGGTGATTATAAACTTTCTACATTTATTATTTTGTTTATTATTGAAATTTGGGGGATAGTTAGAAGCATTTTTTTTGCTCTTATTTTTTTCTTTTTTTTAAGATTAATCTTTTTACTTTTACATCTGTTTGATGGTACTGATTTCATGAGAAGTGTTGATTCATTGCTAATTCCCTTATCTGTTAAAATAAATAATATAGTTACAGATAAGCATATGTCTTATGTTTTCAATCTTATGTTAGCATGTGCATTGCTTATGGCATTTATAATTATTTTTGAACAAGCTATATTTGCTATTAGTATCCTAGTCTCTTATTTGCCTTTTTAG
- a CDS encoding MATE family efflux transporter, which translates to MLKKFNNYNSILKELFILAIPTAFESFLFQLVTFFDNYMIAYLGSSQVTGVSLASRVNFLFFIIVFGLGTTLSAYASQAFSKRKFEHVRQAFAYALTIGTTIGIIFFCMSFIFSKEIISLFIKEKDSLNFGIEYLKVISFSYILMSYSFLSAMGFKSSKDIKIPLIVTIVVVLVNIVFNYIFIFVLGMGISGAAYATLLARVIEFAFYLFYNLFNVKSYYHLKLDDFFVTKSVKVANLKILIPVLLHEIGWVLSITILHAFYARLGSSEYASFAVASNILDLCFVLMHGMGVATGVIVGHLMVNDKEHVRAIGIFLSVIGVILGFFVALILLLISRVAPVIFSNLDSPELVGVFISVFASIVVFKGFTSQVLVGVFRTSGIPNICFYIEVGVIVFYTLPVAYFLVFFTEFRFPLIVFIVNLEEIIKNIFILIEFFKDNWIREIQYEELT; encoded by the coding sequence ATGCTAAAGAAGTTTAATAATTATAATTCTATACTAAAAGAACTGTTCATATTAGCTATTCCTACGGCTTTTGAGTCTTTCTTGTTCCAGTTGGTAACATTTTTTGATAATTATATGATTGCTTATTTAGGGTCTTCTCAAGTGACGGGAGTTTCTCTTGCAAGTAGAGTCAATTTTCTTTTTTTTATTATTGTATTTGGACTTGGAACTACTCTTAGTGCATATGCTTCTCAGGCATTTTCTAAGAGAAAGTTTGAGCATGTAAGGCAAGCATTTGCCTATGCTTTAACGATTGGCACAACTATTGGAATTATTTTTTTTTGTATGTCCTTTATTTTCTCAAAAGAGATTATTAGTCTTTTTATAAAAGAGAAAGACTCTTTAAATTTTGGAATAGAGTATTTAAAAGTTATCTCTTTTTCCTATATTTTGATGTCTTATTCTTTTCTATCTGCTATGGGCTTTAAGAGTTCTAAGGATATAAAAATACCTTTAATTGTAACTATAGTTGTTGTATTAGTTAATATTGTTTTTAATTACATATTTATTTTTGTACTTGGTATGGGCATAAGCGGGGCAGCTTATGCTACTTTGCTTGCTAGAGTTATTGAATTTGCCTTTTATTTATTTTACAACCTTTTTAATGTAAAGTCTTATTATCATCTTAAGCTAGATGATTTTTTTGTTACAAAGAGTGTAAAAGTAGCTAATTTAAAGATACTTATTCCTGTTCTACTACATGAGATTGGTTGGGTTTTAAGCATAACTATTTTACATGCTTTTTATGCTCGACTTGGAAGTAGTGAATATGCATCTTTTGCAGTTGCATCTAATATTTTGGATTTATGTTTTGTTTTAATGCATGGAATGGGAGTTGCAACTGGTGTTATTGTTGGACATTTGATGGTAAACGATAAGGAGCATGTTAGGGCAATTGGAATATTTTTATCGGTTATTGGAGTTATTTTAGGATTTTTTGTAGCCTTGATTCTTCTTTTAATATCTAGAGTTGCTCCTGTTATTTTTAGTAATCTAGATTCTCCTGAACTTGTTGGTGTCTTTATTTCTGTTTTTGCTAGCATTGTTGTTTTTAAAGGATTTACATCTCAGGTACTTGTTGGTGTTTTTAGAACTAGTGGAATTCCTAATATTTGTTTTTATATTGAAGTAGGAGTAATAGTTTTTTATACATTACCGGTTGCTTATTTTTTAGTTTTTTTTACAGAATTTAGATTTCCATTAATAGTTTTTATTGTAAATCTTGAAGAAATTATTAAGAACATATTTATTTTAATAGAGTTTTTTAAAGATAATTGGATAAGGGAGATTCAGTATGAAGAGCTGACTTAG
- the murD gene encoding UDP-N-acetylmuramoyl-L-alanine--D-glutamate ligase — MRLDEIKDKNFLVMGLGLNGGGLAVSRFLLKHGANLIITDLKSELELASSIKSLGEFRDSIRFVLGYHDEDDFKNADIVIKNPSVSFDNKYLKLAKRVETDISLFLMFNKNPIIAITGTKGKSTLASLLHQVLVTKYPKAKLGGNIGISPLSFIDELDSISPIVLELSSWQLHDIENLNPIISIITNIYHDHQNFYARFDDYIEDKSKIFINQKSGIFISQDRAYYDYFYKFKTNLEVVLFSETVPLNFENDIFYFLNDKVYLNKEVITTLNETKLVLLISKMVVIFVANYLKLDLKLMSDVVNGFNGIEHRLELVREIDGVKYYNDTASTIPDSTVLSVKSLKKDGVFINLIVGGTDKELDFLIFSEVLDMVKTWILLRGSATLKIIKFLEENEIDYFIFSSLEECVCYAREIAVQNDIVLFSPASASFELFKNEFDRGFQFKKLVNNMI, encoded by the coding sequence GTGCGTTTAGATGAAATAAAAGATAAAAATTTTTTGGTTATGGGCTTGGGTCTTAATGGAGGGGGGCTGGCTGTTTCAAGGTTCTTGTTAAAACATGGAGCTAATTTAATAATCACTGATTTGAAGAGTGAATTGGAATTGGCGTCTAGCATAAAGTCTTTAGGAGAATTTAGAGATAGTATACGATTTGTTTTAGGTTATCATGATGAAGATGATTTTAAGAATGCAGATATTGTTATTAAAAACCCTAGCGTAAGCTTTGACAATAAATATTTGAAGCTTGCAAAAAGAGTTGAGACGGATATTAGTTTATTTTTAATGTTTAATAAAAATCCAATAATTGCTATTACAGGAACTAAGGGAAAATCAACTTTGGCATCTCTTTTGCATCAAGTTTTAGTCACTAAGTATCCAAAGGCTAAACTTGGAGGCAATATTGGGATATCACCTTTAAGTTTCATAGACGAGCTTGATTCTATTTCGCCTATTGTTTTAGAGCTTTCTTCTTGGCAACTGCATGATATTGAAAATTTAAATCCTATTATTAGTATTATTACAAATATTTACCATGATCATCAAAATTTTTATGCAAGGTTTGATGATTACATAGAAGATAAATCAAAAATTTTTATAAATCAGAAGTCAGGAATCTTCATATCTCAAGATAGAGCTTATTATGATTACTTTTATAAGTTTAAGACAAACTTGGAAGTTGTTTTATTTTCAGAAACAGTGCCTTTAAACTTTGAAAATGATATTTTTTATTTTTTGAATGATAAAGTTTATCTAAATAAGGAAGTGATAACTACTCTTAACGAAACAAAACTTGTACTCTTAATATCTAAGATGGTGGTTATTTTTGTTGCAAATTACTTAAAGTTAGATTTGAAATTGATGTCCGATGTTGTTAATGGTTTTAATGGAATTGAACATAGATTGGAACTTGTAAGAGAAATTGATGGTGTTAAATATTATAACGATACGGCATCAACAATTCCTGATTCTACAGTCCTTTCTGTTAAAAGTTTAAAGAAAGATGGAGTTTTTATTAATCTTATTGTTGGTGGGACTGACAAGGAACTTGATTTTTTAATTTTTAGTGAAGTTTTAGACATGGTTAAAACTTGGATTTTATTAAGGGGAAGTGCCACTTTAAAAATTATTAAGTTTTTAGAAGAAAATGAAATTGATTATTTTATCTTTTCTTCACTAGAGGAATGTGTTTGTTATGCTAGGGAGATTGCTGTTCAAAATGATATAGTCTTATTTTCACCGGCTAGTGCATCTTTTGAGCTTTTTAAGAATGAGTTTGATAGAGGCTTTCAATTTAAGAAATTAGTAAATAATATGATTTAA
- a CDS encoding M15 family metallopeptidase has protein sequence MKSLYVFLSIFLIHILTLQANDISNQDLKSLLKIIQDIDSSLQKRIRENPIAFLKEIKPLLEAEKNGLLMQVNKKIPIPMGYKPPDLVYLKDFKELKDIGKKSLRLRKILIDDLISFIKEARKNGFTIKIVSAYRTEEYQKFLFEHNVKTYGLKVAEKQSAMPNHSQHQLGTAIDFIKIDDNLLDTKAGKWIYENSLKYGFSLSYPKTYEKETGYKSEPWHYMYIGKQACIIQEKYFNNLQYKFLKFWNEHKIEISNLIQKYTN, from the coding sequence ATGAAGTCATTATATGTTTTTTTATCAATATTCTTAATTCACATCTTAACTTTACAAGCAAATGATATATCAAATCAAGACTTAAAAAGTTTACTTAAAATTATACAAGATATAGATTCATCTCTCCAAAAACGAATTAGAGAAAACCCCATTGCATTTTTAAAAGAGATAAAACCACTCCTTGAAGCAGAAAAGAATGGTCTTTTAATGCAAGTAAATAAAAAAATCCCAATTCCTATGGGATATAAACCACCTGACTTAGTTTATCTAAAAGACTTTAAAGAATTAAAAGACATTGGGAAAAAAAGCTTAAGGCTAAGGAAAATATTAATAGATGACTTAATTAGCTTTATCAAAGAAGCAAGGAAAAATGGGTTTACTATTAAAATAGTATCAGCATACAGAACAGAAGAATATCAAAAATTTTTATTTGAACATAATGTGAAAACCTACGGATTAAAGGTAGCAGAAAAACAATCGGCAATGCCTAATCATTCGCAACATCAATTAGGAACAGCTATAGATTTCATAAAAATAGACGATAACCTACTTGACACAAAAGCCGGCAAGTGGATTTATGAAAACTCATTAAAATACGGCTTTTCTTTATCATATCCAAAGACTTACGAAAAAGAAACCGGATACAAGTCAGAACCTTGGCACTACATGTACATTGGAAAACAAGCATGTATTATTCAAGAAAAATATTTTAATAATTTGCAATATAAATTCCTTAAATTTTGGAACGAACATAAAATAGAAATTTCAAATTTAATTCAAAAATATACAAATTAA
- a CDS encoding MATE family efflux transporter: MYSLSEAKKSRVYRDLLNIAVPTVIEFFLFNVISFTDNIMVSYLGDYPVAGVSLANKFFELFATIAFAVMGAYNILATRQYAKGDIDDFKNTFFISILILLFFSFVFIFISLFYPYFFLGLLSNDSRAISYGIDYLDIAVYSFVFAVVKGIIANSLKVVKITKIQVITSVISVILNVVFNYLFIFTFSMGVVGAAIATTLVRGVELIFYVLYTVFNKNSHFYLKLKNLKINPVIFSQLIKFFIPIFLNEFIWYLGYFGLIAIFARIDTAKYAAYSITFSTYFMGFNVVNAFCFSVNIVMGHEMHNDKREIMAVAVYLGKIGLVLAILTAFILLALSFIAPYIFYELEYANLTGVMLRYYSISVLFTSLAFQYLFGFFRAGAAPNFGAIMEGAVTLIYTLPIAYFLANYTQLPFEIIVFIPTLEDVIKLGISLPYFYSTKWIKSVKTG, from the coding sequence ATGTATTCGTTAAGCGAAGCTAAGAAGAGTAGGGTTTATAGAGACCTTTTAAATATCGCAGTCCCAACAGTTATTGAATTCTTTTTATTTAATGTTATTTCATTTACAGATAATATTATGGTATCTTATCTTGGAGACTATCCTGTTGCTGGGGTATCTCTTGCTAATAAATTTTTCGAACTCTTTGCTACTATTGCCTTTGCTGTAATGGGGGCTTATAATATATTGGCTACAAGACAATATGCTAAGGGTGATATTGATGATTTTAAAAATACTTTTTTTATTAGTATATTAATTCTTCTGTTTTTTTCCTTTGTGTTTATTTTTATTTCATTGTTTTATCCATACTTTTTTCTTGGTTTACTTTCTAATGATTCAAGGGCTATCTCTTATGGAATAGATTATCTTGATATTGCTGTTTATTCTTTTGTATTTGCAGTTGTTAAGGGAATTATTGCAAATTCATTAAAAGTTGTTAAGATAACCAAAATTCAGGTTATTACTTCTGTTATTTCAGTTATTTTAAATGTAGTTTTTAATTATTTATTTATTTTTACATTTTCTATGGGAGTAGTGGGAGCTGCTATTGCCACTACATTGGTGCGTGGTGTTGAGCTTATTTTTTATGTCTTATACACTGTTTTTAATAAAAATTCGCACTTTTATCTTAAGCTTAAAAATTTAAAAATCAATCCTGTGATATTTTCTCAATTAATTAAATTTTTTATTCCAATATTCTTAAATGAGTTTATTTGGTATTTGGGATATTTTGGTTTAATTGCTATTTTTGCAAGAATTGATACTGCTAAGTATGCAGCTTATAGCATAACTTTTTCTACTTATTTTATGGGATTTAATGTAGTTAATGCGTTTTGTTTCTCTGTCAATATTGTAATGGGACATGAAATGCATAATGATAAGAGAGAAATAATGGCTGTTGCAGTATATTTAGGTAAAATAGGGCTTGTTCTTGCTATTCTTACCGCTTTCATATTATTAGCTTTGTCGTTTATTGCCCCGTATATTTTTTATGAGCTAGAGTATGCAAATCTTACTGGAGTTATGCTAAGATACTATTCTATTTCGGTTTTGTTTACATCCCTTGCGTTTCAATATTTATTTGGATTTTTCCGTGCAGGTGCAGCTCCAAACTTTGGAGCTATTATGGAGGGTGCTGTAACTTTGATTTATACATTACCTATTGCATATTTCTTAGCAAATTACACTCAACTTCCATTTGAGATTATTGTTTTCATTCCAACTCTTGAAGATGTAATTAAACTAGGTATTTCTTTGCCTTATTTTTATAGTACTAAGTGGATTAAATCTGTTAAAACGGGTTAA
- the dnaE gene encoding DNA polymerase III subunit alpha codes for MNLKVKFIHLHVHSDYSLLDGAAKITDIVAKAKEHNMSHIALTDHGNLFGAIRFYKEARRVGIKPIIGIEAYMSSTSKHIKKNDDLGKPSYHLILLAKNEMGYKNLLKLTSISYLEGFYYRPRIDKSDIEKYSEGLICTSACIGGIIPQLIMANRFDDAKNEILWFKSIFGDDFYLELQRHGIRQQDIVNEKLIAFSRELNVALTVSNDSHYVNKEEATAQDIIVCIGTNAKRSDSNRLRMETNEFYLKSQEEMCELFKDLPEALENTVKIAEKCNDFKITFPGPIFPEYRVPSEFNTLGQYLEHLTIEGLEFRYGNITKSIKERALYELSTIIKMGFEAYFLIVWDFIKFAHDNDIPVGPGRGSGAGSIVAYALRITDIDPLKYNLLFERFLNPERVSMPDFDIDFCFERRDEVIKYVTRKYGEDRVAQIITFGTLKPKAVFKDVGRVLDIPFAESNELTKLIPDGPKVSLKEVLADETLKGYFNKGPVYKEMIDAALVLEGMNRHASTHAAGIVISRAPLTEYVPLYKDYKQNTISTQYTMDLLEDCGLVKMDFLGLKTLTLIKNAENLIRIVNPDFRIDTISDNDDKTFKMLSEGRSTSVFQFESEGMQQVLREAKPDSIEDLIALNALYRPGPMQFIPQFIAAKTGTKKIKYPHPDLKEVLRPTYGVIVYQEQVMEVARIIGGFSLGKADILRRAMGKKKEDEMNKMKVDFLKGALLKGYDEDLASDIFELLKPFAGYGFNKSHAAAYSLIAYQTAYLKANYPENFMAANLTNEINNSEKLSYYIEEAKSMGINVLKPDVNQSFREFRVMESSISYGLNGIKNIGGSIVDLVIAEREANGKYKSFEDFIRRVDDRVINRKFLESGIKSGLFDSLDQNRKTLVENLDRLIEVVSKDKSDKKLGQNSLFGSFGVHDAVEESFHYDLFEEYSYSELLRFEKELLGFYVSGHPLDPYKVAIESFATLNVLEELASKKNSIVQFAGALNSIKIIHTKRNNSRMAFGVIEDFKGVMEIVIFTENYEKSKHLLIEDSVIGVIGKLTFGRDKFSIVVEKVLSIEELSVNKINNLHIKFFNERLSNSNLLYSLKDRIFKFEDNTGFSQVYLYLGNNDKDLKLKMGSVLNFKPDEFKINELKRHEIVEDVWFD; via the coding sequence ATGAATTTAAAAGTTAAATTTATTCATTTGCATGTTCATTCAGATTATTCTCTGCTAGACGGTGCCGCCAAGATTACAGATATTGTTGCAAAGGCAAAAGAACATAATATGTCCCATATTGCATTAACAGATCATGGGAATCTTTTTGGTGCTATTAGGTTTTATAAAGAAGCAAGAAGGGTTGGGATAAAACCTATAATTGGTATTGAGGCTTATATGTCAAGTACATCAAAGCACATAAAGAAGAATGATGATTTAGGAAAGCCTTCTTATCATTTAATTCTTCTTGCTAAGAATGAAATGGGCTATAAGAATTTATTAAAACTTACAAGCATTTCTTACCTTGAGGGATTTTATTATCGTCCGAGAATAGATAAGAGTGATATTGAAAAGTATTCTGAAGGTCTTATTTGTACGTCTGCGTGTATTGGTGGGATTATTCCTCAGTTAATTATGGCCAATAGGTTTGATGATGCAAAGAATGAAATTCTTTGGTTTAAAAGTATTTTTGGAGATGATTTTTATCTTGAACTTCAACGACATGGAATTAGGCAACAAGATATTGTTAATGAGAAATTAATTGCTTTTTCTAGGGAACTTAATGTCGCGTTAACTGTATCTAATGATTCTCATTATGTTAATAAAGAGGAAGCAACAGCTCAGGATATTATTGTCTGTATTGGAACAAATGCTAAGAGAAGCGATTCTAATAGGCTTAGGATGGAGACCAATGAGTTTTACCTTAAATCTCAAGAAGAAATGTGTGAACTTTTTAAAGATTTGCCAGAAGCTTTAGAGAATACTGTCAAAATTGCTGAGAAATGTAATGATTTTAAGATAACATTTCCAGGGCCTATTTTCCCTGAGTATAGGGTTCCTAGTGAATTTAATACTCTTGGTCAATATCTAGAGCACTTAACAATTGAGGGCTTAGAATTTAGGTATGGCAATATAACTAAGAGCATTAAAGAGCGTGCTTTGTATGAACTATCAACAATAATTAAGATGGGATTTGAGGCTTATTTTTTAATTGTTTGGGATTTTATTAAATTTGCTCATGATAATGATATTCCCGTTGGTCCTGGCCGTGGTTCTGGGGCAGGTTCAATTGTTGCATATGCTTTAAGAATTACGGATATTGATCCTTTAAAATATAATCTTCTCTTTGAGAGATTCTTAAATCCTGAGCGTGTATCTATGCCTGATTTTGACATTGACTTTTGCTTTGAGCGTAGAGACGAGGTCATAAAGTATGTTACAAGAAAATATGGTGAGGATAGAGTTGCTCAGATAATTACATTTGGAACCTTAAAGCCTAAGGCTGTATTTAAGGATGTTGGAAGAGTGTTAGATATTCCTTTTGCGGAGTCCAATGAGCTTACCAAGCTTATACCCGATGGTCCAAAGGTTTCTTTAAAAGAAGTCTTGGCAGATGAGACTTTAAAAGGATATTTTAATAAAGGTCCTGTATATAAGGAGATGATAGATGCGGCTCTTGTGCTTGAGGGTATGAATAGACATGCTTCAACTCATGCGGCAGGTATTGTTATTTCTAGAGCACCTTTAACGGAGTATGTACCACTTTACAAGGACTATAAACAAAATACTATTTCTACGCAGTATACAATGGACTTGTTGGAAGATTGTGGACTTGTGAAGATGGACTTTCTTGGTCTTAAAACATTAACTTTGATAAAAAATGCAGAAAATTTAATTAGAATTGTTAATCCTGATTTTAGAATAGATACTATTTCTGATAATGATGATAAAACTTTTAAGATGCTGTCTGAAGGGCGTAGTACTTCTGTTTTTCAATTTGAATCGGAGGGTATGCAACAGGTTTTACGGGAAGCAAAACCAGATAGTATTGAGGATTTAATTGCTTTAAATGCGCTTTATCGTCCAGGGCCTATGCAATTTATACCTCAATTTATTGCGGCTAAGACAGGAACTAAAAAAATTAAATATCCTCATCCAGACTTAAAGGAAGTTTTAAGGCCAACTTATGGGGTTATTGTATATCAAGAGCAGGTAATGGAGGTTGCAAGAATTATTGGGGGTTTTTCTCTTGGAAAAGCGGATATCTTAAGACGTGCAATGGGAAAGAAGAAAGAAGATGAAATGAATAAAATGAAAGTTGACTTTTTAAAAGGGGCACTTCTTAAGGGTTATGACGAGGATCTTGCTAGTGATATATTTGAACTTTTAAAACCTTTTGCGGGGTATGGTTTCAATAAGTCTCATGCAGCTGCATATTCTTTAATAGCTTATCAAACAGCATATCTTAAGGCTAATTATCCTGAAAACTTTATGGCCGCCAACTTAACAAATGAGATTAATAATAGTGAAAAGCTTTCTTATTATATTGAAGAAGCAAAGTCAATGGGGATAAATGTTTTAAAACCTGATGTAAATCAATCTTTTAGAGAGTTTCGTGTAATGGAGTCAAGTATCTCTTACGGGCTTAATGGAATTAAGAATATTGGGGGGAGTATAGTTGACCTTGTTATTGCTGAGAGAGAAGCGAATGGGAAGTATAAATCTTTTGAAGATTTTATTAGAAGAGTAGATGATAGAGTTATAAATAGGAAATTTCTTGAGTCTGGAATAAAGTCTGGACTTTTTGATAGTCTTGACCAAAACAGGAAAACACTTGTTGAAAATCTTGATAGATTGATAGAAGTTGTATCTAAAGATAAGAGCGATAAGAAACTTGGTCAGAATAGTTTATTTGGATCTTTTGGAGTTCATGATGCTGTCGAGGAGAGTTTTCATTATGATTTATTTGAGGAATATTCTTATTCTGAGCTTTTAAGATTTGAAAAGGAACTTTTAGGTTTTTATGTATCTGGACATCCTCTTGACCCATATAAAGTAGCAATAGAAAGCTTTGCAACCTTAAATGTATTAGAAGAGCTTGCTAGTAAAAAGAATAGTATCGTTCAATTTGCCGGTGCTTTAAATTCAATAAAGATTATACATACCAAGAGAAATAATTCTAGAATGGCTTTTGGAGTTATTGAAGATTTTAAAGGTGTAATGGAAATTGTGATTTTTACTGAAAATTATGAAAAATCTAAGCATTTACTTATTGAAGATAGTGTAATTGGGGTTATAGGTAAACTTACTTTTGGTAGAGATAAATTTTCAATAGTTGTTGAGAAAGTGTTAAGTATTGAAGAACTGTCTGTTAATAAGATTAATAATCTTCATATTAAATTTTTTAATGAAAGATTAAGTAATTCTAATCTTCTTTATTCTCTAAAGGATAGAATCTTTAAGTTTGAAGATAATACTGGATTTTCACAGGTTTATCTTTATTTAGGCAATAATGATAAAGATTTGAAGCTCAAAATGGGTTCAGTCTTAAATTTTAAGCCGGATGAATTCAAGATTAATGAGTTGAAGCGTCATGAGATAGTAGAGGATGTTTGGTTTGATTAG